Proteins encoded by one window of Cylindrospermum stagnale PCC 7417:
- a CDS encoding glycoside hydrolase family 68 protein, which translates to MKLNSGFDQKITTFIDSLPRGRNFTIKIARSLRKGGLTWDPWILRDGDIYRLFYLGGPKAVDPRTPWWAEATIYGAISSDMKHWQDLGVILEPDPKNPLESQRMLAGSTYQENGIYYLFYSAAGKEDMWNEEIGLATSTDGIHWQRQSSHPIFVNLDERDRWYGKYDFTFTNGETITHRHWRDPYIVKEEQTGKYYMFICAAAKELAASPFCGCVALAVADSIAGPYTLLSPACMPILDRTSESIYIEMERPQVIYQNGKYHLFFSCWPHRLNPKWIQQVSQERISPSSLYWYVADEITGPFKAVSKKPVVMGSEKTGMYGTNFFPSPNNSKEFIAIGWYHNLLSLGVSPSLFPVFWNHGLVEIK; encoded by the coding sequence ATGAAGCTTAATAGCGGATTTGATCAAAAAATTACAACTTTTATTGATTCCTTACCTCGGGGAAGGAACTTTACTATCAAGATTGCTCGCTCGCTGCGTAAGGGAGGATTAACTTGGGACCCTTGGATTCTCAGAGATGGTGATATTTATCGTCTGTTTTATTTGGGGGGTCCCAAAGCTGTAGACCCCCGCACTCCTTGGTGGGCAGAAGCCACAATTTATGGTGCTATTTCTAGTGATATGAAACATTGGCAAGATTTGGGAGTCATACTCGAACCTGACCCAAAGAATCCACTAGAATCTCAAAGGATGCTTGCTGGTTCCACCTACCAAGAAAATGGTATTTATTACCTCTTTTACTCAGCAGCAGGTAAGGAAGATATGTGGAACGAGGAGATTGGGTTGGCAACATCTACTGATGGTATTCATTGGCAGCGCCAGTCGAGTCACCCTATTTTTGTAAACTTGGATGAACGCGATCGCTGGTATGGGAAATATGACTTTACTTTTACAAATGGAGAGACAATCACCCATCGCCATTGGCGCGATCCTTACATTGTAAAAGAAGAGCAAACTGGCAAGTACTATATGTTCATTTGTGCCGCAGCAAAGGAATTAGCAGCTAGCCCATTTTGCGGTTGTGTTGCTCTAGCAGTTGCTGACAGCATAGCTGGACCTTACACACTCCTATCTCCCGCTTGTATGCCGATTTTGGACAGGACAAGTGAATCAATTTATATAGAAATGGAGCGACCGCAGGTTATTTATCAAAATGGTAAATATCATTTGTTTTTCTCTTGCTGGCCCCATCGGTTGAATCCAAAATGGATACAGCAGGTTAGTCAGGAGAGAATTAGCCCATCTTCACTATATTGGTATGTTGCTGACGAAATTACTGGACCGTTTAAAGCTGTAAGTAAAAAACCCGTAGTGATGGGTAGTGAAAAAACAGGTATGTATGGAACAAACTTTTTTCCTTCACCAAATAATTCAAAGGAATTTATTGCTATTGGTTGGTATCACAATTTACTATCATTAGGCGTTTCGCCATCATTATTTCCTGTATTCTGGAATCATGGATTAGTTGAAATTAAATAA
- a CDS encoding class I SAM-dependent methyltransferase produces MNLQVLLQNAPLLHEVTPGTLTSWQISDTTLNFLDKHINKNSKTLETGAGVSTLLFAIKGACHTCIVPDIKLVNRIREYCQNNQILPHKIDFHVDISERVLPSLTVDDLDLVLIDGRHAFPSPFIDWYYTCNKLKIGGMMIIDDTQIWTGSVLKNFLLSEPEWELKADLSSKTAVFVKLEESSHAKNWSEQRFIADKSRYSIATSKVNRGFEILSQGDLGKFFYKLMKKK; encoded by the coding sequence ATGAATTTACAAGTATTACTACAAAATGCCCCTTTATTACATGAAGTCACACCCGGAACACTCACTTCATGGCAGATATCTGATACAACCTTGAATTTTTTAGATAAACATATCAATAAAAACTCGAAAACTCTAGAAACAGGAGCTGGTGTTAGTACTCTCTTGTTTGCAATAAAGGGTGCTTGTCATACATGTATTGTTCCAGATATAAAACTTGTTAATCGCATTCGGGAATATTGCCAAAATAATCAGATATTACCTCACAAAATAGACTTTCATGTAGACATATCTGAACGAGTACTACCATCTTTAACAGTGGATGATTTAGATCTTGTTCTTATTGATGGGCGCCATGCATTCCCTTCACCATTTATCGACTGGTATTACACTTGCAATAAGTTAAAAATTGGTGGGATGATGATAATTGATGACACGCAAATTTGGACAGGATCAGTGCTGAAGAACTTTCTGCTCTCAGAGCCAGAATGGGAACTAAAAGCTGACTTATCATCAAAAACAGCGGTGTTCGTAAAACTCGAGGAAAGCAGCCATGCAAAAAACTGGAGCGAACAAAGGTTTATAGCTGATAAAAGTCGCTATTCTATAGCGACTTCAAAAGTAAATAGAGGTTTTGAAATTTTGTCTCAAGGTGACTTAGGAAAATTCTTTTATAAGCTGATGAAAAAAAAATGA
- a CDS encoding glycosyltransferase family 2 protein, protein MKKVSVIIPVYNAEKYVAATVQSVLSQTYQNLEILIIDDGSDDYSIKICQQFADPRIQIIHQANRGVPGARNTGIRYAQGDYLAFLDADDIWLPTKLAQHVNHLNNSPTVGISFSYSAFIDEGSKFTGFYQKPRKLYDITPSYILCRNPVGNGSAAVIRREVFEEIKFQDKLHGNVEDYYFDERLRQSKADATDIECWLRISIQTHWRHEGLPEALTLYRVNSGGLSANALKQLEALEKVIEKTRSYAPDIIAHCEKPAKAYHLRYTVRRLVSLGEGITAVKLFNQVLANHWRILLEEPGRTLLTGVAAYLLWFLYPLKLFILKSKVSA, encoded by the coding sequence ATGAAAAAAGTTTCCGTAATTATTCCCGTCTACAATGCTGAAAAATACGTTGCAGCTACGGTTCAATCTGTACTGTCACAAACCTATCAAAACCTTGAAATTTTAATTATTGATGATGGTTCTGATGACTACAGTATAAAGATTTGCCAGCAGTTTGCTGATCCCAGAATTCAGATTATCCACCAAGCAAATAGGGGGGTACCAGGAGCGAGAAATACGGGTATTCGCTATGCCCAGGGGGATTATTTAGCTTTTTTAGATGCTGATGATATTTGGTTACCTACTAAATTAGCTCAACACGTCAATCATCTAAACAATTCACCGACTGTGGGAATTAGCTTTAGCTATTCTGCGTTTATTGATGAGGGGAGCAAGTTCACAGGATTTTATCAGAAGCCTCGTAAGCTTTACGACATCACGCCATCATATATTCTTTGTCGTAACCCTGTTGGTAATGGTTCAGCAGCAGTGATTAGACGAGAAGTTTTTGAAGAGATAAAGTTTCAAGACAAGCTGCATGGTAATGTAGAGGACTACTATTTTGATGAGCGATTGCGCCAGAGCAAAGCTGATGCAACGGATATCGAATGTTGGCTAAGGATATCAATTCAGACTCACTGGCGACATGAAGGACTGCCAGAGGCATTAACTTTATATCGGGTGAACTCAGGAGGACTTTCTGCTAACGCTTTGAAGCAATTGGAAGCTCTGGAAAAGGTGATAGAAAAGACTCGTTCCTATGCTCCAGATATCATTGCTCATTGCGAGAAACCTGCAAAAGCTTACCATCTGCGTTACACAGTCCGACGCTTGGTGAGCTTGGGTGAAGGAATAACTGCTGTGAAGCTATTCAATCAAGTTCTTGCTAATCACTGGCGCATTCTACTTGAAGAGCCGGGTCGGACTTTGTTAACTGGCGTTGCGGCTTATCTACTCTGGTTTTTATATCCGCTGAAACTATTTATCCTTAAGTCGAAAGTATCAGCTTGA